ATGGTCGTGACAACAGAGGATATCCCGGAGGGCAAAGGACTCTGGCTGAGCTATGGAGAACCTTACTGGGACTATAAAAACGAACCGGTTGTGGTGCCCGAAGATGAAAATGATCGTAGCGGAGCCAGGGCAAAAAACAAAAAACACGTGTGTGATGTGTGTGGAAGGGAGCTTGCTAATTCCGGAAGTCTCACAAGACACAAGCTCACCCACACAGGAGAGAAGCCTCATGAGTGCGATGTGTGTCAAAAGGGATTTATGCACTCCAGTGACCTCACAAGACACAAGCGCACCCACACCGGAGAGAAGCCTTATGAGTGCGATGTGTGTAAAAAGACATTTACTCAATCCGGACACCTCAAAGTACACAAACACACTCACACCAGGGAGAAGCCTTATAAGTGCGATGTGTGTGAAAAGAGATTTTCTGCTTCTGGAAACTTAGCAGCACACAGGCGTAGCCACACCGGAGAGAAGCCTCATGAGTGCGATAAGTGCCAAAAGAGATTTGCTCGATCCGGAGACCTCATAAGACACAAACGCAGCCACACAGGGGAGAGGCCTCATGAGTGCGATAAGTGCCAAAAGAGATTTATTCAATCCGGAGACCTCATAAGACACAAACGCACCCACACCGGAGAGAAGCCTTATGAGTGCGATAAGTGCCAAAAGAGATTTTTTCAACTCGCAAACCTCGTAAGACACAAGCGCACCCAACACAAGAACCTTTCAACAGAGCAACCGCCACAGCAATAGTCTACACTCCCGCCAAAATCACCCAATAGCCCAATTCTACGGACACCACAATGGGCAAAAAAAATAACGCTCCAATCTTTGTGTTTTCAAAAAAAATGTTGGCAGTGGTGTTTCTGCTGTGGCTGGCTGTCATGGTGGACAATACCCGCGGAGAATGGGTAACACCAGCTTCTGCACATCAGGGTGGGATTGCCCATGTTGCTTCAAGGCTCTGGCTTCAGCAACAACCCGTGCTTAAATCCGCTATGGATGAAAAAGTCGCGGTTTCAAAAAGATCGGCAGCGGTGGTTATCCTGGTAGAAGACGACGGTTTTAGCGTACTGGCCACTGAGCCGGCAGTCTTCACATGGCAGGATGCGTGCAATGCCACCACACTTTCCGACATGAACCGGCATCTGCGCTGCCACGACCCCAGTGCTTTGCTGACCGGGTTAAGAGCCACACTGCAGTTTAGTCACAGTGGGGAGTCTGTGCAGGTGACCGGGTTTGCGTCGGTTTTGCAGGTGCAGACCACCGGGGGAACAGACCTGGCCATTGCTCCTTTTCAGAGTGATAGCCCGGGTCTGCCCGACCAGCAATATGAACAACAATACAGAGCCATTCTGGAGTACCTGTCCCGGCAAAGGAGAAAGTCTGAAGTGATAGACCGGCGAACAAGATGCTGGACAAACGCCATGTCAAGGTTAGCCCCTGAAAAACCGGACGAAGTGTTAAGGCAGGAGCAGAAAATAAAGGAGCTGCGAGCGCCCGTCAGGTTCCATTACTCACTGGCACACCGTTCGGCCCCGCAGGATGAAACGTTCTGGTTTTTTACGGACAAGATGGAGGGAAGAAAAGTTGTGTTGACTCCCGACAATAACCTTTCTGCCTGCACTCCTGTTTCCCCGCCATCGGGGAGCATGGCTGACCTGTCCAATGGTTCCAAAAGAAATCCTCCACCCGTTGATAAACCAGCAGCTACGAAGAGCAAAAAAAGAAAACTCAGTACCAGTAATAGCGAGAGCCCGCAGAGTGTCACAAATCCGCAGACCGAGGGTTATCCCGTGATACCGGATATCCCCATAAAACAGGAAGAAAATGTCATTGAATTTGGTGAAAGAAAAGTCTTGACAAGTGCTGAACTGTTTATAATCAAGCCGGAAAGCGGTATTACCAGAAAACCGCCAGAACCGCCTTTCAAAACAAATTACAAGATTCAGGGTGCCCCGGCATTCTGGAAACTTTTTACTAAGAAAAAGCGACAGCAACTGGAAAACAGGATATTGGAATATATTAATAAAACCAATGAAGAAAGAGAGGCGCACATCGAAGGTCTGGTCAGAGAGGTGCGGTACGAGGCAAACGAGGGCGACCCTTACCAGGCTCTGGACGGGCAAAAGCATGTGGTAGCCGCCAAAAAACTGTCCAAGGGTACTGTACTGGGACATTACCGGGGCTCTCTCTGGTTGATAGATGAGAATGCCCCGTCTCCGGAGTGTGGTACGTTAGACCAGCAAATATCCTATTCCGTTAACTGTGACTACAAAGGAGAAGAAGCCACGGATGATTGTCAGGAAATGTACTGGCTTTCAGGTTATGACGACGGCAATATTTTTTCCTGCGTTAACGACTGTACCGTCACCAGCAATGCCGACGACAATACCGGTACTTTAGAGCCAAACGTCAGTTTCATTATTGTTTATATGGATGATTTCCCCGTGGTTATGGTCGTGACAACAGAGGATATCCCGGAGGGCAAAGGACTCTGGCTGAGCTATGGAGAACCTTACTGGGACTATAAAAACGAACCGGTTGTGGTGCCCGACGGTGATGACGATCATAGCGGAGCCGGGGCAAAAAACAAAAAATATAAGTGTGATGTGTGTAAAAAGAGATTTGCCTGCTCCAGTAACTTCGTAAGACACAGGCGCACCCACACCGGAGATAAGCCTTATAAGTGCGATGTGTGTCAAAAGAGATTTGCCTGCTCCAGTAACTTCGTAAGACACAGGCGCACCCACACCGGAGATAAGCCTTATAAGTGTGATGTGTGTCCAAAGAGATTTGCAGCTTCCGGAGACTTGACAAACCACAGGCGCCACCACACAGGAGAGAGGCCTTATGAGTGCGATGTGTGTCAAAAGAGATTTGCTTGCTCCAGTAACTTCGTAAGACACAAGCGCACCCACAACGGAGATAAGCCTTATGAGTGCGATAAGTGCCAAAAGAGATTTTTTCGACTCGCACACCTCGTAAGACACAAGCGCACCCAACACAAGAACCTTCCAACAGAACAACCGCCACAGCAATAGTCTACACTCCCGCCAAAATCACCCTATAGCCCAATTCTACGGACTCCACAATGGGCAAAAAAAATAACGCTCCAGTCTTTGTGTTTTCAAAAAAAATGTTGGCAGTGGTGTTTCTGCTGTGGCTGGCTGCCATGGTGGACAGCGCCCGTGGAGAATGGGTAACACCAGATTCTGCACATCAGGTCGGGACTGCTCATGTTGCTTCAAGGCTCTGGCTTCAGCAACAACCCGTGCTTAAATCCGCTATGGATGAAAAAGTTGCGGTTTCAAAAAGATCGGCAGCGGTGGTTATCCTGGTAGAAGACGACGGTTTTAGTGTACTGGCCACTGAGCCGGCAGTCTTCACATGGCAGGATGCGTGTAATGCCACCATGCTTTCCGACATGACCCGGCATCTGCGTTGCCACGACCCCAATGCCCTGCTGACCGGGTTAAGAGCCACACTGCAGTTTAGTCACAGTGGGGAGTCTGTGCAGGTGACCGGGTTTGCGTCGGTTTTGCAGGTGCAGACCACCGGGGGAACAGACCTGGCCATTGCTCCTTTTCAGAGTGATAGCCCGGGTCTGCCCGACCAGCAATATGAACAACAATACAGAGCCATTC
Above is a genomic segment from Endozoicomonas euniceicola containing:
- a CDS encoding C2H2-type zinc finger protein; the encoded protein is MGKKNNAPIFVFSKKMLAVVFLLWLAVMVDNTRGEWVTPASAHQGGIAHVASRLWLQQQPVLKSAMDEKVAVSKRSAAVVILVEDDGFSVLATEPAVFTWQDACNATTLSDMNRHLRCHDPSALLTGLRATLQFSHSGESVQVTGFASVLQVQTTGGTDLAIAPFQSDSPGLPDQQYEQQYRAILEYLSRQRRKSEVIDRRTRCWTNAMSRLAPEKPDEVLRQEQKIKELRAPVRFHYSLAHRSAPQDETFWFFTDKMEGRKVVLTPDNNLSACTPVSPPSGSMADLSNGSKRNPPPVDKPAATKSKKRKLSTSNSESPQSVTNPQTEGYPVIPDIPIKQEENVIEFGERKVLTSAELFIIKPESGITRKPPEPPFKTNYKIQGAPAFWKLFTKKKRQQLENRILEYINKTNEEREAHIEGLVREVRYEANEGDPYQALDGQKHVVAAKKLSKGTVLGHYRGSLWLIDENAPSPECGTLDQQISYSVNCDYKGEEATDDCQEMYWLSGYDDGNIFSCVNDCTVTSNADDNTGTLEPNVSFIIVYMDDFPVVMVVTTEDIPEGKGLWLSYGEPYWDYKNEPVVVPDGDDDHSGAGAKNKKYKCDVCKKRFACSSNFVRHRRTHTGDKPYKCDVCQKRFACSSNFVRHRRTHTGDKPYKCDVCPKRFAASGDLTNHRRHHTGERPYECDVCQKRFACSSNFVRHKRTHNGDKPYECDKCQKRFFRLAHLVRHKRTQHKNLPTEQPPQQ